The Gemmatimonas aurantiaca T-27 DNA segment CCGAAACAGCGCGCGTCCCGGTGGACCGTATGGCAACTGTTGCATCAGTTGATGCATGCGACTCCAGTCATTCGGTGCGGCCACGCGACCACGGTGTTCCAGAATCCAGGCTGGCAGCGGGAAACCATCCGCCGCGGTGACCTCGAGTCCGGGTTCCAGTCCCAAGGTCTGCGTATCGGCATCACGGACCACATCGGTGATCAGGGCCCGACCATCCACCCAACGTACGCGGAAGGGGACACTGGCCACACCGCGCACCGAATCGGCCGATGCACCTGTGAGGTGCACCTGCGCATCGTCGAATACACTCACAAATCCCGTGAGCGCCGCCGCGTATTCATGGGCGTATCGGGCGGCTTCGAGCTTCGGAATCGCGCGCTCGAAGGCGATGTCGATGTCTTCATCGTACAGATCACGATGCGCATGCCGCGCCCGCATCGCACTCCACAGACGTGCCGCACCCAGCACCCGCGCACCCATGTACGGATACGGATCAGTGTCGTAGTAGCTGGGCAACACCGCCGGCGAGCGCACCACGGGCATACGCGAGGCCCGTACACTGCGGCCCGTGCGCAACAACTGCAGCGCCGCGCGCATGGCCGGCACACTGTCCGCCGCCACACCCGATGCGGCCAGCGCCACCGTGGTATCGGCCAGCACACCACTGCTGCCGTCCACGTGTACCACTTCGCCCGTGCGAATGCGCACGGCAAGCCCCTGACCGATACCCACCTGCACGCTGGGTACGAGGGCGTCATCGCGCAGCGGGCCTTCGCCAATCAGTGTACCACGCCCTGTCGCGATCAGACCCAGCACGGCACGAGGCAACACCGTCCCCGCACTGGCGATCACCATCACGCGCTTCGGAGTGGTACTGCGCGCCACCACCAATACACCATCACGGCCGAGCCACGAATCGTCGTAGGTCCAGGTACCCTGCACATCCCGCGCGCCACCCACCCGGCGCACACGGACCGTACTGCGGGAGAACGGCACGGTAGCCAGGCGTTCACCCAACTCCATCCGAGCGATGAACGCGTCGAGGCTGTCCGGATCGGCAGCCGGGCCACTGGTGCGCAAATCCAGCACCACGCGGGCAGGTGCGCTGACCAACGCGTCCCGCAGCGCCACTTCAGCGCGCGAGGAATAGCGGGTGGCGGTGGGCATCGTCACCACCAAAATGCTGTCGGCGGTGCGCTCGACCGAGATCTCACCAGCGGCCACATCAGCCGCACTCCCACGATCGGCCGTGCCAGCCGCCTGCAGCGGTTCGACCCGCGTGAGGGGATCGTTGAGTGCGGCCAGAAACCGGGCGTAGGCCACCTGCAACAGCGCGGGATCCTGCGCCCGCCGCACCAAGGTCACCGCACGGATGAATGCCGAATCGAAGGGCGCGCCGCGCACCGCCACCGCGGGATGATGCAGCGACACGAGGTGCCACACGTGTGTGAGCTGCACCAGACGCGCCACACCCGCCGAATCTGATGCTGCTGGATCGGGCTCGGGATCGGCCGGCGCATCGGGCATGCTGACACGAGGCGTTTCGATCGGCCGTTCGATCAGCTCGGTCGATGGGCCGGCCGGCGTGGCAGACTTGCCGAGTGCACCACCCAATGGCTGGCACGCGGCCAGTGTCAGGAACGCCGTGGCGCACAGCAGCCGTGGAAGCGCTCGCGGGAATACTCGCGGAAGCGGGTACCGCGCTGGGGCTGGTCGCAGATCGCGAAGTGGCATATTGCCTAAGATACTCCACTGTCCGGATCTGCCACCTGCCTCCGCTCATGTCTGAATCGTCTGCCGCTTCGTCGACGGGTTCCTCCGCCACCGCGCGACTCTATTACGACGACGCCACCCTGGCTCGTTTCAGTGCCACCGTGACCGGCGTCGCTGGCGATGGACGGATCGTCTATCTCGATCGCTCGGCGTTCTATCCCACATCGGGCGGACAGCCACACGACCTGGGATGGCTGGCGGATATTTCCGTGGTGGATGTGGTGGACGAAGACGAACGTGTGGCGCATCACCTGGCCGAACCGCTGGGGCTGCCGATTGGCGCGATGGTAGTGGGGTTGGTGGATATGGCACGCCGCTTTGATCACATGCAGCAGCATACCGGGCAGCACCTGCTGTCAGCGCTGATGGCTGATCGGTACGGATGGCCCACCGTCAGTGTGCACTTCGGCGACATCACTTCCACGGTGGATGTGGCGGCGGCCGAGGTGACACCGGCGCAGTTGATCGAGATCGAGCAGCGGGCCAACGCGCTGGCACTCGACAATCTCGAAGTATCGGTGAGCTATGAAGACGCTGAAACGGCGTCGGGGCTGCGCAAGGCCAGTGATCGATCGGGCACGCTGCGCATCGTGACCATCGACGGACTCGATCGCAGTGCCTGTGGTGGCACACATGTGGCGCGCACGGCGGAAATCGGCGCCGTGTTGTTGCGCCGCGCCGAACGCACCCGCGGGCATACACGCATCGAGTTTGTTTGCGGACATCGTGCGGTGCAACGCGCACGACTCGACGCGGATCTGCTCACGCGGGCTGCACGACCGCTGTCGGCCGCACCCCACGACGTGCCGGCACTGGTCGAACAGATGCAGCAGCGTCTGCAGGATCTCGAACGGGAGCTCAAGCGCACCACGCTCGCACTCGCGGCGCACGACGCACTCGCGCATTGGAATGCCGCCATACCCGACGCCAACGGTGTGCGCCGTGTGCGTCTCACCGTGAATGGTGCGGTGAAAGACTCCGAAGCCCTGGCCCAACAACTCACCGCGCGCGGTGGTTGTGTGGTGTTGGTGACAAGCGCCACGGTGGGTGGAGTACTGCTCGCAACGGCCGACGATGTGTCCATCGACGCGGGGCAGCAACTCCGCGCCGCATTGCAATCCGTCGGCGGCCGTGGTGGTGGTTCTCCGCGTGTCGCGCAGGGAGCCGTCCCCGGCGGCAGCGATGGGAATGCGCATCTGCGCGAAACCCTGGACGCGGTCGCCCGTATGCTCGGGTTCTAGCCGACGCGCGCCGTCCTCCATGGCGAAGTGTCGGCCCCCTTCACCGTGGAGTCATAGATGCCGTTCACCATCGCTCGTTCCGTGCGTCGCGCCGTCGCGTCGCCTGTTGTCTTCGCCGCTGCTATGGCAACTATTGCCACAGCGAGTCTCGCCACGTCTGCCACTGCGCAGGGTACGCGGTTCGGGACGCTGGCCGGCCCGGCACTCACCTCCATCACCGATCTCGACAAGTCCGCCGATGTCGGCATGGACGTGCTCACCAGCAAGAGCCGCATCGGTCTGCAGGGTGGCCTCTTCGCCACCATTCCCGTGAAGGGCGCGCTGTCGCTGCAGCCCGAAGTGCACTACTCGCAGAAGGGCGGGAAGCTCGAGACGAACATGGAAATGCCGGAAGAACTCGATGGCACGGACGGCCTCACGATGGGATTTCGTCTGGCCTATGTGGAGATCCCGGTGCTGGCGCGGATCGACCTCGGCAACCGCAACAGTTGGCATCCGTTCGTGACCTTTGGTCCGTCGTTTT contains these protein-coding regions:
- a CDS encoding S41 family peptidase — translated: MPLRDLRPAPARYPLPRVFPRALPRLLCATAFLTLAACQPLGGALGKSATPAGPSTELIERPIETPRVSMPDAPADPEPDPAASDSAGVARLVQLTHVWHLVSLHHPAVAVRGAPFDSAFIRAVTLVRRAQDPALLQVAYARFLAALNDPLTRVEPLQAAGTADRGSAADVAAGEISVERTADSILVVTMPTATRYSSRAEVALRDALVSAPARVVLDLRTSGPAADPDSLDAFIARMELGERLATVPFSRSTVRVRRVGGARDVQGTWTYDDSWLGRDGVLVVARSTTPKRVMVIASAGTVLPRAVLGLIATGRGTLIGEGPLRDDALVPSVQVGIGQGLAVRIRTGEVVHVDGSSGVLADTTVALAASGVAADSVPAMRAALQLLRTGRSVRASRMPVVRSPAVLPSYYDTDPYPYMGARVLGAARLWSAMRARHAHRDLYDEDIDIAFERAIPKLEAARYAHEYAAALTGFVSVFDDAQVHLTGASADSVRGVASVPFRVRWVDGRALITDVVRDADTQTLGLEPGLEVTAADGFPLPAWILEHRGRVAAPNDWSRMHQLMQQLPYGPPGRALFRVRDMSGRERQIDVPRRESHVPLLATIERPWQASSRALSSGIVYIDVNRLTEQTVGPELAQHRNARAWILDLRGALPDTSAVFARILSAVRARPVAVTARELHRYQSAPCLVASLREATQQCADEREMRARVSRGDTTGHYAGRLVALLDERTSGTMERLAMALEATTDVTFVGSTTAGSPVEPVRLGLPGQLSIGIPAAELRRADGAQWQRVGITPVVEARMTARAFRTGADDVVERAQQWLLQQLDGATRRRR
- a CDS encoding alanyl-tRNA editing protein; its protein translation is MSESSAASSTGSSATARLYYDDATLARFSATVTGVAGDGRIVYLDRSAFYPTSGGQPHDLGWLADISVVDVVDEDERVAHHLAEPLGLPIGAMVVGLVDMARRFDHMQQHTGQHLLSALMADRYGWPTVSVHFGDITSTVDVAAAEVTPAQLIEIEQRANALALDNLEVSVSYEDAETASGLRKASDRSGTLRIVTIDGLDRSACGGTHVARTAEIGAVLLRRAERTRGHTRIEFVCGHRAVQRARLDADLLTRAARPLSAAPHDVPALVEQMQQRLQDLERELKRTTLALAAHDALAHWNAAIPDANGVRRVRLTVNGAVKDSEALAQQLTARGGCVVLVTSATVGGVLLATADDVSIDAGQQLRAALQSVGGRGGGSPRVAQGAVPGGSDGNAHLRETLDAVARMLGF
- a CDS encoding porin family protein → MPFTIARSVRRAVASPVVFAAAMATIATASLATSATAQGTRFGTLAGPALTSITDLDKSADVGMDVLTSKSRIGLQGGLFATIPVKGALSLQPEVHYSQKGGKLETNMEMPEELDGTDGLTMGFRLAYVEIPVLARIDLGNRNSWHPFVTFGPSFSMRASCKVSLEVGGAGSMSTGCDEGDLGEEGEAASRDPFSKTDISGIAGAGLTGSLLGRSVFVQARYSQGFSSIAKESTANVSPKNRGFSVVFGLGF